A window from Gallus gallus isolate bGalGal1 chromosome 5, bGalGal1.mat.broiler.GRCg7b, whole genome shotgun sequence encodes these proteins:
- the TRMT61A gene encoding tRNA (adenine(58)-N(1))-methyltransferase catalytic subunit TRMT61A → MSFVEYGDTIKDGDTAIVFLGHESMFPVKVQHGGVTQTKYGVIRHSTDLIGKKYGSKVTCSKGGWVFILHPTPELWTVNLPHRTQILYSTDISVITMMLELKPGSIVCESGTGSGSLSHALIRTVAPTGHLYTVEFHQQRAEKAKEEFREHGVEHLVTVTNQDVCKNGFGVSGIADAVFLDIPSPWEAIGHAKSALKAEGGRICSFSPCIEQVQRTCLAMEEYGFTEINTLEILLRVYNVRTISLQIPDLGKAAEDNSSAGFDSSNPSNQGSPGTNLQQGTVQFKSGVPLKEMVGHTGYLTFATKSLF, encoded by the exons ATGAGTTTTGTTGAATATGGCGATACGATCAAGGATGGTGACACAGCTATTGTGTTCTTGGGCCACGAATCCATGTTTCCTGTGAAGGTCCAGCATGGCGGTGTAACTCAGACTAAATATGGGGTCATCCGGCATTCCACGGATCTCATAGGCAAGAAGTATGGCTCCAAAGTGACCTGCAGTAAAGGAGGATGGGTTTTTATTCTTCATCCAACTCCAGAACTGTGGACTGTGAATCTTCCACACAGGACGCAGATCCTGTATTCCACTGACATCTCCGTAATCACCATGATGTTAGAACTGAAGCCAGGCTCCATAGTATGTGAATCAG gTACAGGCAGTGGATCCCTGTCCCACGCTCTCATCAGGACAGTGGCTCCCACAGGGCATCTGTACACAGTGGAGTTCCACCAACAGAGGGCTGAGAAGGCCAAGGAGGAATTTCGGGAGCATGGAGTAGAGCATCTGGTCACGGTGACCAACCAGGATGTCTGCAAGAATGGGTTTGGTGTCTCAGGCATTGCAGACGCTGTGTTCCTGGATATTCCATCTCCGTGGGAAGCCATTGGACATGCAAAGTCTGCGTTAAAAGCTGAAG GTGGCCGCATCTGCTCTTTCTCCCCCTGCATCGAACAGGTGCAGAGAACCTGCCTAGCAATGGAAGAGTACGGTTTTACGGAGATTAACACCTTGGAAATTCTGCTCCGAGTATACAATGTAAGGACAATTAGCTTGCAAATCCCTGACCTTGGAAAAGCAGCTGAGGATAATTCTAGCGCTGGCTTTGACAGCAGCAACCCATCAAACCAAGGTAGCCCAGGCACTAATCTGCAGCAAGGAACGGTGCAGTTCAAAAGTGGCGTGCCGCTGAAGGAGATGGTGGGTCACACAGGGTACCTGACCTTTGCCACTAAGAGCCTCTTCTAG